A single region of the Arthrobacter sp. V1I7 genome encodes:
- a CDS encoding LysR family transcriptional regulator produces MYSLDQLRGFVAVAEELHFGRAAARLNMTQPPLSRQIQKLEKSIGVQLFERDNRGVALTAAGSVFLADAVKLLELAEAAPSLARRISSGSAGSVRIGFTAASTFGLLGALLNEISGALPDVEIDLREMVTRDQTASLITGEIDLGLARPPFDEDLFDSRLLYKEPIVVAVPLGHRLTLLDRPVTAEDLQGEDLIMHSPTQARYFYDLVISLVSSHRTFVHTVSQILTMIFLVAAGRGVALVPQSATVLGIEGVEYIELSGLETDPVELHAIWRRDARNPALHRVLDLITGSAE; encoded by the coding sequence ATGTATTCCTTGGACCAATTGCGTGGCTTTGTCGCGGTCGCCGAAGAGCTCCATTTCGGGCGGGCGGCAGCCCGGCTCAATATGACGCAGCCGCCCCTCAGCCGTCAGATCCAAAAGCTTGAGAAGTCCATCGGTGTGCAGCTGTTTGAGCGGGACAACCGGGGCGTGGCGTTGACTGCTGCCGGTTCGGTCTTTCTCGCCGACGCGGTCAAACTACTCGAACTGGCCGAAGCCGCACCCAGTCTGGCCCGCCGGATATCGTCGGGTTCCGCGGGTTCCGTCCGCATCGGTTTTACTGCCGCGTCAACGTTTGGCCTGCTGGGAGCGCTCCTTAACGAAATCTCCGGCGCACTCCCTGACGTTGAGATCGACTTGCGCGAAATGGTCACCAGGGATCAGACGGCGTCGCTGATCACGGGCGAGATCGACCTCGGGCTGGCGCGACCTCCATTTGATGAGGACCTGTTTGACTCGCGGCTGCTGTACAAGGAACCGATTGTGGTGGCGGTTCCCCTGGGCCACCGTCTTACGCTCCTGGACCGCCCGGTGACTGCCGAGGATCTGCAGGGAGAAGATCTGATTATGCACTCTCCAACCCAGGCCCGATACTTCTACGACCTCGTGATCAGCCTGGTGTCGTCCCACCGCACTTTTGTTCATACGGTGAGCCAAATTCTGACGATGATATTCCTCGTCGCGGCGGGTCGGGGAGTCGCCCTGGTCCCGCAGTCCGCAACGGTGCTGGGAATCGAAGGGGTGGAATACATCGAACTGAGCGGACTGGAGACGGACCCGGTCGAGTTGCATGCGATCTGGCGGCGTGACGCCCGCAATCCTGCCCTGCACCGCGTGCTGGATCTGATCACTGGGTCCGCCGAGTAG